The Jannaschia sp. M317 DNA segment AGCGCGCCGGACCCGACCTCGATCTTCAACCTGTTCGGGGCCTTCCCCTGGCCCGCCCCCGAGGCCGGGACGATCCTGGCGCTGGTCTTCATCGGGATCCTGCCGATCCTGCTGGGCGTGTCGATGTGGTTGCAGCAGAAACTGAACCCGGCCCCCACCGACCCGACGCAGGCAATGATCTTTGCCTGGTTGCCCTGGGTGTTCATGTTCATGCTGGGCGGCTTTGCCTCGGGCCTGGTGGTCTACTGGATCGCGAACAACACGATCACGTTCATCCAGCAGTATTCCATCATGCGGTCGCACGGGTCGAAGCCGGACCTGTTCGGCAACATCAAAGGCGGCTTCAAGAAAAAGCCCGCCGCCGCCAACGATACCAAGGCCCCCAAGTCCGGTCCGAAGAAGTGAAGCTCGCCTCGATCTGGCGGCATCCGGTCAAGGCCATCGGCCGGGAGGAGATGGCCTCTGCCCGGCTGGAAGTGGGCCGCACCCTGCCGTTGGATCGTCGCTGGGCGGTGACCCACGAAAACACCCGCGACTCCGGGCCCGGCTGGGCCCGGAAAGCCAACTTTCTGCGCGGCGTATCGGGCCCTTCGCTGATGGCCGTGACAGCAGAGACGTCGGGCGATGCGATCATCCTGCGCCACCCGGACCGCCCGGACCTGACCATCGATCCCGACCGGGATGGCGATCGACTGGTCGACTGGCTGGCCCCGATCTGGCGCGACGACCTGCCGCGACCGACCGGCCTGGTGCGGTGCGACACCGGGTTCACCGATGTGCCCGATCCCTGGATCTCGATCCACAACCACGCCTCGCACCGGGCGGTCGAGGGTCGGCTGGGTCGCCCTCTGTCGATCCATCGCTGGCGTGGGAACCTGTGGCTTGACGACATGGATCTTTGGCACGAGTTCGAGCTTTTGGATCGGGACATTCAGATCGGTGAAGCCGTCCTGCGGGTTCGGCAACGCATCACCCGATGCCGCGCGACCGAAGCCAACCCGGACACCGGCGAACGGGACGCAGATACACTCGGCACCCTGCGCAGTTGGGACCATCAGGACTTCGGCATCTACGCCGAAGTCATTCGCAGCGGCACCATCGCCCCAGGCGCGCCGGTCCAGATCCTGTGACCGGCCCCGATCCCGATACCCTGACGCCCATGGCTCCGGCCTATGGCGGGACCATCTTTCTGCGCCCATTGGCCAAGGGCCGCGACAACGTGACGGTCGGGCCCTACGCCTATTACGACGACCAGGATGAGACGCGCGATTTCTTCGATCGCAATGTGCTGCACCACTACGACTTTGTAGGCGACCATCTGACCATCGGTGCCTTTTGCGCAATCGCCCATGGCGCGCGGATCGTGATGAATGGTGGCACGCATGCAATGGACGGATTTTCGACCTTTCCGTTCAACATTTTCGGTCACGGATGGGACGCGGGGTTCGACCCCGCCAGTTGGGAGGCCGGGCGCAAGGGCGACACGGTGATCGGCCCCGATGTCTGGATTGGCAACGGCGCGACCATCATGCCCGGCGTGACCATCGGGGCAGGTGCCATCGTGGCCGCCGCGTCGGTGGTGACGCGCGACGTGCCCGCCTATGCCGTCGTGGCGGGCAATCCTGCCCGCACCGTGCGCCGCCGTTTCGACGACGCCATTGTCGCCCGCCTGTTGGCCATCGCCTGGTGGGACTGGGATGTGGCCCGGATTGCGCGTAACCTGAATGCCATTCGCGGGGCCGACCTGGCCGCGCTGGAGTCTGCCAAATGACCGCCCTGCCCTTTCCCGTCGTCGATGCCCCGGATCCCGAAGCGGAGGAGCGCGGCCGCAAGCTGTTCGCGTCTGGCGGAGAGTTCCTGAAGGGCGTGGTTGCCATGTCCGGCATGCCCCCCGCAGACCGGATCGAGGTCTGCTTTGCCGGTCGGTCCAACGTGGGCAAATCGTCTCTGATCAACGCATTGACCGGGCGCCGTTCATTGGCCCGCGCGTCGAACACGCCGGGCCGCACCCAGGAAATCAACTTCTTCACGCTGGAAAACAGCCATTATCTGGTCGACCTGCCCGGCTATGGCTTTGCCAAGGCACCGGTGGCAACGGTCGCGAAGTGGCAGGCCCTGCTGAAAAGCTATCTTGCGGGGCGACAGACGCTGCGCCGCGCCTTCGTCCTGATCGACGCTCGCCATGGGGTCAAAGCCGTGGACGAGGAAATCATGTCCCTGCTCGACGCCTCGGCGGTGACGTTTCAGACGGTTCTCACGAAGGCCGACAAGGTGAAAGACGCGGAACGGGAGCAGGCGCTGGACCAGACGCGGCGTGCGCTGGCCCGCCATCCGGCGGCCTTTCCCGAACTGATCGTTACATCCTCCGAAAAGGGCTGGGGCATCCCGACCCTTCGATCCGTCATCGCCGAAATTTCTTGAACAAAGAAAATTTCCAAACTCTTGTGCCAAGAGTTTTCGCCCCGGAGCCGCAGATGAAACCCCAGGACGCCATGACCAACCGCGACAACGCCGCCATTGCCCGCACCCTGAACGAGGCGCTGCCCTATCTGACCCGTTACGATGATGCGATCGTCGTCATCAAACTGGGCGGGCACGCCATGGGATCGGACGAGGGCATGGCCAGCTTCGCCCGCGATGTCGTGCTGATGCGGACCGTGGGGATCAACCCGGTCATCGTCCACGGCGGTGGACCGATGATCAACGCCATGCTGGACCGGCTGGGCGTGACGTCGGAATTCGTGCGCGGCAAACGCGTGACCGATGCCGAAACCCTTCGGGTCGTCGAAATGGTCCTGGGGGGCGAGATCAACAAACGCATCGTTCAGGCCATCAACACCGCAGGCGGCCGCGCGGTGGGTCTGACGGGCAAGGATGCCGACATGATCACCTGCGTGCAGGACGATCCGGATCTGGGCTTCGTCGGAACCCCGTCCGAGGTCGATCCCCGCCTGCTGCACTCGTTGTTCCGCGACGAGATGATCCCCGTCATCGCCCCCATCGGGACCGGTGAAAATGACGAAAC contains these protein-coding regions:
- the argB gene encoding acetylglutamate kinase, yielding MKPQDAMTNRDNAAIARTLNEALPYLTRYDDAIVVIKLGGHAMGSDEGMASFARDVVLMRTVGINPVIVHGGGPMINAMLDRLGVTSEFVRGKRVTDAETLRVVEMVLGGEINKRIVQAINTAGGRAVGLTGKDADMITCVQDDPDLGFVGTPSEVDPRLLHSLFRDEMIPVIAPIGTGENDETFNINGDTAAGAIAGALKADRLLLLTDVTGVKDATGEVVTQLSASQVRDLTADGTIAGGMIPKTQTALDALAAGVRAVVILDGRVPNAALLELFTSHGAGSLIRSE
- a CDS encoding MOSC domain-containing protein, with product MKLASIWRHPVKAIGREEMASARLEVGRTLPLDRRWAVTHENTRDSGPGWARKANFLRGVSGPSLMAVTAETSGDAIILRHPDRPDLTIDPDRDGDRLVDWLAPIWRDDLPRPTGLVRCDTGFTDVPDPWISIHNHASHRAVEGRLGRPLSIHRWRGNLWLDDMDLWHEFELLDRDIQIGEAVLRVRQRITRCRATEANPDTGERDADTLGTLRSWDHQDFGIYAEVIRSGTIAPGAPVQIL
- a CDS encoding CatB-related O-acetyltransferase: MAPAYGGTIFLRPLAKGRDNVTVGPYAYYDDQDETRDFFDRNVLHHYDFVGDHLTIGAFCAIAHGARIVMNGGTHAMDGFSTFPFNIFGHGWDAGFDPASWEAGRKGDTVIGPDVWIGNGATIMPGVTIGAGAIVAAASVVTRDVPAYAVVAGNPARTVRRRFDDAIVARLLAIAWWDWDVARIARNLNAIRGADLAALESAK
- the yihA gene encoding ribosome biogenesis GTP-binding protein YihA/YsxC, giving the protein MTALPFPVVDAPDPEAEERGRKLFASGGEFLKGVVAMSGMPPADRIEVCFAGRSNVGKSSLINALTGRRSLARASNTPGRTQEINFFTLENSHYLVDLPGYGFAKAPVATVAKWQALLKSYLAGRQTLRRAFVLIDARHGVKAVDEEIMSLLDASAVTFQTVLTKADKVKDAEREQALDQTRRALARHPAAFPELIVTSSEKGWGIPTLRSVIAEIS